In the Streptomyces sp. NBC_00525 genome, one interval contains:
- a CDS encoding GNAT family N-acetyltransferase yields MSAPHILLPGERVSLAMTDRDHLADYHRWENDPGTILGYGTQVTQSWEVRAGGWEGQGRNRDYAQFEVITTDDHTPVGITTLQIDSAVRTAEFVILVAPEARGRGLATEATSLTLRWAFEYAALRMVWLKVLEANTAGVTAYQKAGFQSAGRLRQSGYWLGRSCDELLMDATADDFLSVAESA; encoded by the coding sequence ATGAGTGCCCCGCACATCCTGCTGCCCGGTGAGCGAGTCAGCCTGGCGATGACCGACCGTGACCACCTCGCCGACTATCACCGGTGGGAGAACGACCCCGGCACGATCCTGGGCTACGGCACCCAGGTAACCCAGTCATGGGAGGTCCGCGCCGGCGGCTGGGAGGGCCAGGGCCGCAACCGCGACTACGCCCAGTTCGAGGTGATCACCACCGACGACCACACCCCGGTCGGGATCACCACCTTGCAGATCGACTCGGCAGTACGGACCGCCGAGTTCGTCATCCTCGTCGCCCCCGAAGCCAGGGGAAGGGGCCTGGCCACGGAGGCCACCTCCCTGACCCTCCGCTGGGCCTTCGAGTACGCCGCGCTGCGTATGGTGTGGCTCAAGGTGCTGGAAGCCAACACGGCGGGCGTGACGGCCTACCAGAAGGCCGGATTCCAGTCCGCCGGCCGCCTGCGACAGTCCGGCTACTGGCTGGGCCGTTCCTGTGACGAGCTCCTGATGGACGCCACTGCCGACGACTTCCTGAGCGTAGCTGAGTCCGCCTGA
- a CDS encoding lasso peptide biosynthesis B2 protein: MASARAVPAWIACLEGSTAASLLLAASGRGSAWRHGVAADPIRLHAWIRDEHGRPVEEPRHTGDYTPINTATPPGAEPR; this comes from the coding sequence ATGGCGTCCGCACGCGCCGTTCCCGCCTGGATCGCCTGCCTTGAAGGGTCCACCGCGGCCTCCCTGCTCCTCGCGGCCAGTGGCCGGGGCAGTGCTTGGCGCCATGGTGTCGCCGCCGACCCGATCCGGCTTCATGCCTGGATCCGCGACGAACACGGACGCCCGGTGGAGGAACCCCGCCACACTGGCGACTACACCCCGATCAACACAGCCACTCCCCCTGGAGCCGAACCGCGATGA
- a CDS encoding DUF6879 family protein: protein MARRLRFNGTGSGEGGCPAIHEDVDTGEVIVHGPRLTDPDALAQLQHINEDEIPIVIPRNTLIDFGPKDRDTEPRIFTTEQFARLFEKFQHSAWRLEMRKRYATDEVTDTYAQFSRGETPTWDLDTPWSQAIRTKTADGVYVGRVRIMDNPPTEGQRYLLAHAEKNAALGEDVRTMWREDAERVNLPDEDFWIFDSHIVAVCLFDDDDNLTGAEMVTEPARVNQYNRLRDVAQHHATPFRKFAAELAAKEE, encoded by the coding sequence ATGGCCCGACGATTGCGCTTCAACGGGACGGGCAGCGGCGAAGGCGGCTGCCCCGCGATCCATGAAGATGTCGACACGGGCGAAGTCATCGTGCACGGGCCGCGCCTCACTGACCCGGACGCCCTCGCGCAGCTCCAGCACATCAACGAGGACGAGATCCCGATCGTGATCCCCCGCAACACGCTGATCGACTTCGGACCGAAGGACCGCGACACCGAACCGCGCATCTTCACGACAGAGCAGTTCGCCCGGCTGTTCGAAAAATTCCAGCACAGCGCGTGGCGCCTGGAGATGCGAAAGCGGTACGCGACCGATGAGGTCACGGACACCTACGCGCAGTTTTCGCGGGGCGAGACACCGACGTGGGACCTCGACACTCCGTGGAGCCAGGCTATCCGGACCAAGACGGCCGACGGCGTATACGTCGGCCGGGTGCGCATCATGGACAACCCGCCGACCGAAGGGCAGCGGTACCTGCTCGCTCACGCCGAGAAGAACGCCGCCCTGGGCGAAGACGTGCGCACCATGTGGCGCGAGGACGCCGAACGAGTCAACCTGCCGGATGAGGATTTCTGGATCTTCGATTCGCACATCGTGGCCGTGTGCCTCTTTGATGACGACGACAACCTGACGGGTGCTGAGATGGTCACAGAACCGGCGCGCGTCAACCAGTACAACCGGCTGCGGGACGTGGCCCAGCACCACGCCACCCCGTTTCGGAAGTTCGCGGCGGAGCTGGCCGCGAAGGAGGAGTAA
- a CDS encoding Scr1 family TA system antitoxin-like transcriptional regulator yields MRTDYQQAREALGVRLRELRLTCPAGRLTGTALARKLGWPNSKVSKLELGKQTATPEDLEQWAIACGQATSYGELRARLAGFESHIRSWRRQLAGGHKAVQDVHNEAQANSKVLRAWESSWVVGVLQTPDYARAVLTRSVELHRSPRDVEEAVRARIRRQELLYSGGRRYHVILWEPVLRSLVCSPSVLATQLDRLMGVVGMDTVELGIVPLTASLKVPPGLGFWIYDDREVVTEAWHAELWLDDADSVALYLRTWKTLRESAVYGADAHNLISSARRALNAR; encoded by the coding sequence GTGAGGACCGACTATCAGCAGGCCCGCGAAGCCCTCGGGGTTCGACTCCGGGAGCTTCGTTTGACCTGCCCTGCCGGTCGGCTCACCGGTACCGCCTTGGCGCGCAAGCTCGGGTGGCCGAACTCGAAGGTCTCGAAGCTGGAACTGGGCAAGCAGACGGCCACTCCCGAAGATCTCGAACAGTGGGCCATCGCGTGCGGTCAGGCCACGTCCTACGGCGAGCTTCGCGCCAGGCTGGCGGGGTTCGAGTCGCACATCCGCTCGTGGCGGCGGCAGCTCGCTGGTGGCCACAAGGCCGTACAGGACGTCCACAACGAGGCGCAGGCCAACTCGAAGGTGCTCCGGGCCTGGGAATCCTCATGGGTCGTCGGCGTGCTCCAGACCCCCGACTACGCACGCGCTGTGCTGACCCGGTCCGTCGAGCTGCACCGGTCGCCGCGCGATGTTGAAGAAGCCGTCCGCGCCCGGATAAGGCGCCAGGAACTTCTGTACAGCGGAGGCAGGCGGTACCACGTCATCCTGTGGGAACCGGTGCTGCGGTCTCTGGTCTGCTCGCCCTCGGTGCTGGCCACCCAGCTGGACCGCCTCATGGGTGTGGTCGGCATGGACACCGTGGAACTCGGCATCGTCCCGCTCACTGCGTCGTTGAAAGTTCCGCCCGGTCTCGGCTTCTGGATCTACGACGACCGCGAGGTGGTCACCGAGGCATGGCACGCCGAACTGTGGTTGGACGACGCCGACAGCGTCGCCCTGTATCTGCGGACGTGGAAGACCTTGCGCGAGTCGGCTGTGTATGGGGCCGACGCCCACAACCTCATCAGTTCCGCCCGCCGGGCTCTGAACGCCCGTTAG
- a CDS encoding class I SAM-dependent methyltransferase yields MTDQPTRDRSVTDRCLLSTRAYGSGQYLAARQSLYRWQTPRHDLPGIVAGELAGVRGVVADVGCGNGKFVARVREDRPDLKVLPMDVSPGILGAIPGAVVADVQQLPVADASLGAVLALHMLYHVEDQGRAVKELGRVLAPGGIAIVSTNSRTDKRELEHLWRRAAGDVLGVREGPARVQLSARFTLEDAPGVLGAVFGEIRTIPLPGMIEVTDAGPVVAHLASYEAWADEMGVPFPETVERARELVDGVIRVEGAFRVSCLGGVLVCR; encoded by the coding sequence ATGACCGACCAGCCCACGCGCGATCGTTCGGTGACCGATCGCTGCCTTCTCTCCACCAGGGCGTACGGCTCGGGGCAGTACCTGGCCGCCCGTCAGTCCCTCTACCGATGGCAGACCCCGCGCCACGATCTGCCGGGCATCGTCGCCGGTGAACTGGCCGGTGTACGTGGGGTGGTCGCTGACGTGGGTTGCGGTAACGGGAAGTTCGTCGCCCGGGTGCGGGAGGACCGTCCCGACCTGAAGGTGCTGCCCATGGACGTCTCGCCCGGCATCCTCGGCGCCATTCCCGGAGCGGTCGTCGCGGACGTCCAGCAGTTGCCCGTCGCGGACGCGTCCCTCGGGGCGGTTCTCGCGCTGCACATGCTGTACCACGTCGAGGACCAGGGCCGGGCCGTGAAGGAGCTGGGGCGCGTACTGGCGCCCGGGGGCATCGCGATCGTCTCCACGAACAGCCGGACCGACAAACGGGAGCTGGAACACCTCTGGCGCCGGGCCGCAGGCGATGTGCTGGGCGTGCGGGAGGGCCCGGCCCGAGTGCAGTTGTCGGCCCGCTTCACGCTGGAGGACGCGCCGGGGGTCCTCGGTGCCGTCTTCGGTGAGATCCGCACGATTCCGCTTCCCGGCATGATCGAGGTGACCGACGCCGGGCCGGTCGTCGCGCACCTGGCCTCGTACGAAGCCTGGGCCGACGAGATGGGCGTTCCGTTCCCGGAGACGGTCGAGCGTGCGCGGGAGTTGGTCGACGGGGTCATTCGGGTGGAGGGTGCCTTCCGGGTCAGCTGCCTCGGCGGCGTGCTCGTCTGCCGGTGA
- a CDS encoding CU044_5270 family protein, translated as MTHENPPTDLLDFPGGAALARAGRTEPPAPEAEARARSLVLAAIAADTAAPAPAPARRFARRRVFALAAAVAAVATGAAVLPVVGFGDDGPAATASASEVFTTMADHATTGAGAGTRYWKTEVRSWAEGRKARTDTRYLSRDGVVVKTQDGRTLTKKNPGGTSWPVGKGTVDWDGLGTLPTDPDALRGTLSAGAGGADAAAEQTVRQAGRLLTDAPVSPEVRAALFRVLAQTPGATVTEGVKDAVGRSGTRISWKWAARPTESNKREWGWSPTTYKNDKGGWKIEATATLRENWIVSPSDGRLLEVGHDPDNRPGHVVQRETYLNAGPAKTPH; from the coding sequence ATGACCCACGAGAACCCGCCCACGGACCTGCTCGACTTCCCCGGCGGCGCCGCCCTGGCCCGCGCCGGCCGCACCGAACCGCCCGCCCCGGAGGCCGAGGCCCGCGCCCGCTCCCTGGTCCTCGCCGCCATCGCGGCCGACACGGCGGCCCCCGCCCCGGCCCCCGCGCGCCGCTTCGCCCGCCGCCGGGTCTTCGCCCTCGCGGCGGCGGTCGCGGCCGTCGCGACGGGGGCGGCGGTGCTCCCGGTCGTCGGCTTCGGCGACGACGGCCCGGCCGCCACCGCGTCGGCGTCCGAGGTCTTCACGACGATGGCCGACCACGCGACCACCGGAGCGGGCGCGGGCACCAGGTACTGGAAGACCGAGGTGCGGAGCTGGGCGGAGGGGCGGAAGGCGCGGACCGACACCCGCTATCTCAGCCGAGACGGGGTCGTGGTGAAGACCCAGGACGGCCGGACCCTCACCAAGAAGAACCCCGGGGGCACCTCGTGGCCCGTCGGCAAGGGGACCGTCGACTGGGACGGCCTCGGCACCCTGCCGACCGACCCCGACGCCCTGCGCGGGACCCTGTCCGCCGGTGCCGGGGGCGCCGACGCCGCGGCCGAACAGACGGTTCGGCAGGCCGGCCGGCTGCTGACGGACGCCCCGGTCTCCCCGGAGGTACGGGCCGCGCTGTTCCGCGTCCTGGCGCAGACCCCCGGCGCCACGGTCACCGAGGGCGTGAAGGACGCCGTCGGCCGCTCCGGCACCCGGATCTCGTGGAAGTGGGCCGCCCGGCCCACCGAGAGCAACAAGCGGGAATGGGGCTGGTCCCCGACCACGTACAAGAACGACAAGGGCGGCTGGAAGATCGAAGCCACCGCGACCCTGCGCGAGAACTGGATCGTCTCGCCCTCCGACGGCCGCCTCCTGGAGGTCGGCCACGACCCGGACAACCGCCCCGGCCACGTCGTCCAGCGCGAAACGTACCTGAACGCGGGCCCGGCGAAAACGCCCCACTGA
- a CDS encoding RNA polymerase sigma factor: MDPDEDLLARSAREPTAFEPLVARHTTALHGYLVRRAPDAADDLLSEVWLQAYAHRATFDAARGSARGWLFGVARNVLSRHRQSAARAAARTEPRPDATTADPWQAVDRRLDAASVAPELRRRLAELPPTERELLLLVAWEQLTPAEAAAAVGIPAGTARSRLHRARARLRDGLAGPARTTLTGDFA, encoded by the coding sequence ATGGACCCGGACGAGGATCTGCTCGCTCGCTCCGCGCGGGAGCCCACTGCCTTCGAACCGCTCGTCGCCCGGCACACGACGGCCCTGCACGGCTACCTCGTACGCCGCGCCCCCGACGCCGCCGACGACCTGCTCTCCGAGGTATGGCTCCAGGCGTACGCCCACCGGGCCACGTTCGACGCGGCGCGCGGCTCCGCACGCGGCTGGCTGTTCGGCGTCGCCCGCAACGTGCTGTCGCGCCACCGGCAGAGCGCGGCCCGCGCCGCCGCCCGCACCGAACCGCGGCCCGACGCCACGACGGCCGACCCCTGGCAGGCGGTCGACCGGCGGCTGGACGCCGCGTCGGTGGCACCGGAGCTGCGCCGCAGACTCGCCGAACTCCCCCCGACCGAGCGCGAACTGCTGCTGCTCGTCGCCTGGGAGCAGCTGACCCCCGCCGAGGCGGCCGCCGCCGTCGGCATCCCCGCCGGAACCGCCCGTTCCCGCCTGCACCGGGCCCGCGCCCGGCTGCGCGACGGACTGGCCGGCCCCGCCCGTACGACCCTGACGGGAGACTTCGCATGA
- a CDS encoding SDR family NAD(P)-dependent oxidoreductase: protein MTPARFDGYGVLITGAGRGIGAATARLLAAEGARVLVTDLDAGRAGAVAAEIRSDGGTAEALACDVADRAAIEAAVARAVEAFGGLDVLVNNAYACTQDSVLFEDEPDETWQRDLDITLGGAYRCSRAAMPHLAASGRGAIVSIGSVNGTQDFGNHAYSAAKAGLASLTRTLAGHAGPRGVRANLVVPGTIRTDAWAGRDAELGRISALYPLGRVGEPEDIAKAVAFLASSDAEWITGTSLCVDGGLTAVNVGFRTAIEG, encoded by the coding sequence ATGACTCCTGCGCGCTTCGACGGATACGGCGTCCTCATCACCGGCGCGGGCCGGGGCATCGGCGCCGCCACCGCCCGCCTGCTGGCCGCCGAGGGCGCCCGCGTCCTCGTCACCGACCTGGACGCGGGCCGGGCCGGGGCCGTGGCGGCGGAGATCCGGTCGGACGGGGGCACGGCCGAGGCACTGGCCTGCGACGTGGCCGACCGGGCGGCGATCGAGGCGGCCGTCGCCCGCGCCGTCGAGGCGTTCGGCGGGCTCGACGTCCTCGTCAACAACGCGTACGCCTGCACTCAGGACAGCGTCCTCTTCGAGGACGAGCCCGACGAGACCTGGCAGCGCGACCTGGACATCACGCTGGGCGGCGCCTACCGCTGCTCGCGCGCCGCGATGCCGCACCTCGCCGCGTCCGGCCGGGGCGCGATCGTGTCCATCGGCTCCGTCAACGGCACCCAGGACTTCGGCAACCACGCCTACAGCGCGGCGAAGGCGGGCCTGGCCAGCCTCACCCGCACCCTCGCCGGCCACGCCGGACCGCGCGGCGTCCGCGCCAACCTCGTCGTCCCCGGCACGATCCGCACCGACGCCTGGGCGGGCCGCGACGCCGAACTGGGCCGGATCAGCGCGCTGTACCCGCTGGGCCGGGTCGGCGAACCGGAGGACATCGCGAAGGCGGTCGCGTTCCTGGCGTCGTCGGACGCGGAGTGGATCACGGGCACGTCACTGTGCGTGGACGGCGGCCTGACAGCGGTGAACGTGGGGTTCCGGACCGCGATCGAGGGCTGA
- a CDS encoding serine hydrolase domain-containing protein, which produces MDVRGTAAPGFETVRDAFVRNFEQRGDRGAAVTVYRHGRKVVDLWAGTRDVDGTEPWAVDTVQIVRSAGKGIAAAVPLLLHQRGQIDLHAPVSTYWPEFKANGKERVLVRHLLAHRAGVPALDRPLTPEEAADGTSGARAVAAQSPAWEPGTAHGYHAQTYSWLIGELVRRVTGRTVGRWVAEEIARPLGLDFWFGIPADEAHRVGRIGPVEAPVAENTGALRLRPKRSVAEAYRDPDSLTRRAFGAIDPLPDENDAGYRAAELPASNGTATARGLARCYAAMIGPVDGHRLFAPATLTLARTEESAGPDRVLVVSTRFGLGYMLHGPASPLLAPGSFGHPGRGGSLGFADPESGIAFGYVTNGLQKGVTADPRAQALVRAVRSAL; this is translated from the coding sequence GTGGACGTACGGGGCACGGCGGCGCCCGGATTCGAAACGGTCCGGGACGCCTTCGTCCGCAACTTCGAACAGCGCGGGGACCGGGGAGCGGCGGTCACCGTCTACCGGCACGGGCGCAAGGTCGTCGACCTGTGGGCCGGCACCAGAGACGTGGACGGCACCGAACCCTGGGCCGTGGACACCGTCCAGATCGTCCGCTCCGCCGGCAAGGGCATCGCCGCCGCCGTCCCCCTGCTGCTGCACCAGCGCGGCCAGATCGACCTGCACGCCCCGGTCTCCACGTACTGGCCCGAGTTCAAGGCGAACGGCAAGGAACGCGTCCTCGTCCGCCACCTCCTCGCCCACCGGGCCGGCGTCCCGGCCCTCGACCGGCCGCTCACCCCCGAGGAGGCCGCCGACGGGACGAGCGGGGCGCGCGCCGTCGCCGCCCAGTCCCCGGCCTGGGAGCCCGGCACCGCGCACGGCTACCACGCCCAGACCTACAGCTGGCTCATCGGCGAACTCGTACGGCGCGTCACCGGGCGCACCGTCGGCCGCTGGGTCGCCGAGGAGATCGCCCGCCCGCTCGGCCTCGACTTCTGGTTCGGCATCCCCGCCGACGAGGCCCACCGGGTCGGCCGCATCGGCCCCGTCGAGGCGCCCGTCGCCGAGAACACCGGGGCGCTGCGGCTGCGCCCCAAACGGTCGGTGGCCGAGGCGTACCGCGACCCGGACTCGCTGACCCGGCGGGCGTTCGGCGCGATCGACCCGCTGCCCGACGAGAACGACGCCGGCTACCGGGCCGCCGAACTCCCCGCATCCAACGGCACCGCCACCGCGCGCGGCCTGGCCCGCTGCTACGCCGCGATGATCGGCCCGGTGGACGGCCACCGGCTGTTCGCCCCGGCCACCCTGACGCTCGCCCGCACCGAGGAGTCGGCCGGGCCGGACCGGGTCCTCGTCGTCTCCACCCGGTTCGGGCTCGGCTACATGCTCCACGGCCCGGCGAGCCCGCTGCTCGCGCCCGGCTCCTTCGGGCATCCGGGCCGGGGCGGCTCCCTCGGCTTCGCCGACCCGGAGTCCGGGATCGCCTTCGGATACGTCACCAACGGCCTCCAGAAGGGCGTCACCGCCGATCCCCGGGCACAGGCACTCGTCCGGGCGGTACGGTCGGCGCTATGA
- a CDS encoding energy-coupling factor ABC transporter ATP-binding protein, with translation MSSPDPAPVPPSLEVSGLAYAYPDGHQALFGVDLTVARGERVALLGPNGAGKTTLVLHLNGILEAGAGTVRVAGLPVDKRNMAEIRRRVGIVFQDPDDQLFMPTVREDVAFGPAAGGLRGEELEERVMEALRQVGMEEYAGRPPHHLSFGQRRRVAVATVLAMRPEILVLDEPSSNLDPASRRELADILRSLDVTVLMVTHDLPYALELCGRAVILSDGVIAADDRTQDLLCDAALMRAHRLELPFGFDPRSVTVNSG, from the coding sequence ATGAGCAGCCCCGACCCCGCCCCCGTACCGCCCTCCCTGGAGGTCAGCGGCCTCGCCTACGCGTACCCCGACGGCCACCAGGCCCTCTTCGGCGTCGACCTGACCGTCGCGCGCGGCGAACGCGTCGCGCTGCTCGGCCCGAACGGCGCCGGCAAGACGACCCTGGTTCTCCACCTCAACGGCATCCTGGAGGCGGGCGCCGGGACCGTGCGCGTCGCCGGGCTGCCCGTGGACAAACGGAACATGGCGGAGATCCGCCGCCGCGTCGGCATCGTCTTCCAGGACCCCGACGACCAGCTCTTCATGCCCACCGTCCGCGAGGACGTCGCCTTCGGCCCCGCCGCCGGAGGACTGCGCGGCGAGGAACTGGAGGAGCGGGTCATGGAGGCGCTGCGCCAGGTCGGCATGGAGGAGTACGCCGGCCGGCCGCCGCACCACCTCTCCTTCGGCCAGCGCCGCCGCGTCGCCGTCGCCACCGTCCTCGCCATGCGGCCCGAGATCCTCGTCCTGGACGAGCCCTCCTCCAACCTCGACCCGGCGTCCCGGCGCGAACTCGCCGACATCCTGCGCTCCCTGGACGTCACCGTCCTCATGGTCACGCACGACCTGCCGTACGCGCTCGAACTGTGCGGGCGCGCCGTCATTCTCAGCGACGGCGTCATCGCCGCCGACGACCGCACCCAGGACCTGTTGTGCGACGCGGCCCTGATGCGCGCCCACCGCCTGGAACTGCCCTTCGGCTTCGACCCGCGCTCCGTGACGGTCAACTCCGGGTGA
- the cbiQ gene encoding cobalt ECF transporter T component CbiQ has translation MGAGHAHKLYRHGHSPVHELPPHCKLAAVFCFVVVVVSTPREAVWAFGLYALLIAGVAALARIPAGFLLKRLLIEVPFVAFAVLMPFVVPGEQTHVLGLSVSVPGLWGAWNVLAKGTLGVAASVLLASTTELRELLLGLQRLKLPPLLVQIASFMIRYGDVVSDEMRRMSIARRSRGFEARGVRHWGVLAKSAGALFIRSYERGERVHLAMVSRGYTGSMPVIDEVTASRTQWAYAAALPVLALAVCLVGWTI, from the coding sequence ATGGGCGCCGGCCACGCGCACAAGCTCTACCGGCACGGGCACTCGCCCGTTCACGAGCTGCCGCCGCACTGCAAGCTCGCCGCCGTCTTCTGCTTCGTCGTGGTCGTCGTCTCCACACCCCGCGAGGCCGTGTGGGCGTTCGGGCTGTACGCCCTGCTCATCGCAGGCGTCGCCGCGCTCGCCCGCATCCCGGCCGGCTTCCTGCTCAAACGGCTGCTCATCGAGGTGCCGTTCGTCGCGTTCGCCGTGCTCATGCCGTTCGTGGTGCCCGGCGAGCAGACGCACGTCCTCGGCCTCTCCGTCAGCGTCCCCGGCCTCTGGGGCGCCTGGAACGTCCTGGCCAAGGGCACGCTCGGGGTCGCCGCCTCCGTGCTCCTGGCCTCCACCACCGAACTGCGCGAACTGCTGCTCGGCCTCCAGCGGCTCAAACTCCCGCCGCTGCTCGTCCAGATCGCCTCCTTCATGATCCGCTACGGGGACGTCGTCAGCGACGAGATGCGCCGCATGTCCATCGCCCGCCGCTCCCGCGGCTTCGAGGCGCGGGGCGTACGGCACTGGGGCGTCCTCGCCAAGTCGGCCGGGGCCCTGTTCATCCGCTCCTACGAACGCGGCGAACGCGTCCACCTCGCCATGGTCAGCCGGGGCTACACCGGCTCCATGCCCGTCATCGACGAGGTGACCGCATCCCGCACCCAGTGGGCGTACGCCGCGGCCCTCCCGGTACTCGCCCTCGCCGTGTGTCTGGTGGGATGGACCATATGA
- a CDS encoding energy-coupling factor ABC transporter permease produces the protein MHVPDGFINAPVSAVTGVVAAGAVAVSLKGARRELDERTAPLAGLVAAFIFAVQMLNFPVAAGTSGHLLGGALAAILVGPYTGVLCISVVLLMQGILFADGGLTALGVNILDMGVVTVVVAYALFRGLLGVLPRTRRSVTAASFVAALVSVPAAACAFTLLYWIGGTTDIPIGKVFTAMGGVHVLIGIGEALITALTVGAVVAVRPDLVHGARDLAAPLKLRVDGELIDAPAPAAAPGPAPAAHRPTRGLWITGLVTALVLAGFVSFYASANPDGLEKVAADKGIDQEVKDHAAKDSPLADYGVKDVSNARLSGGLAGIIGVGATLVAGSGAFYVVSRRRRAKDDAAAGHRTDENV, from the coding sequence ATGCATGTACCCGACGGATTCATCAACGCACCTGTCTCGGCCGTCACAGGCGTCGTCGCCGCCGGGGCCGTGGCCGTCAGTCTCAAGGGGGCCCGGCGGGAACTCGATGAGCGCACCGCACCGCTGGCAGGGCTCGTCGCCGCGTTCATCTTCGCCGTGCAGATGCTGAACTTCCCCGTCGCGGCCGGCACCAGCGGCCATCTGCTCGGCGGGGCGCTGGCCGCGATCCTGGTCGGGCCCTACACCGGGGTGCTCTGCATATCCGTCGTCCTGCTGATGCAGGGCATCCTCTTCGCGGACGGCGGGCTCACCGCGCTCGGCGTCAACATCCTCGACATGGGCGTCGTCACCGTCGTCGTCGCGTACGCCCTCTTCCGCGGCCTGCTCGGCGTGCTGCCGCGCACCCGCCGCTCGGTGACCGCCGCCTCCTTCGTCGCCGCGCTGGTCTCCGTACCGGCCGCCGCCTGCGCGTTCACCCTGCTGTACTGGATCGGCGGCACCACGGACATTCCTATCGGCAAGGTCTTCACGGCCATGGGCGGCGTACACGTCCTCATCGGCATCGGCGAGGCCCTGATCACCGCGCTCACCGTCGGCGCCGTCGTCGCCGTCCGCCCCGACCTGGTGCACGGCGCGCGCGACCTCGCCGCCCCGCTCAAGCTCCGCGTGGACGGCGAACTGATCGACGCCCCCGCCCCGGCCGCCGCCCCCGGACCCGCCCCGGCCGCCCACCGCCCGACGCGCGGCCTGTGGATCACCGGCCTGGTCACCGCCCTCGTGCTGGCCGGCTTCGTCTCCTTCTACGCCTCCGCCAACCCGGACGGCCTGGAGAAGGTCGCCGCCGACAAGGGCATCGACCAGGAGGTCAAGGACCACGCCGCCAAGGACTCCCCGCTCGCCGACTACGGCGTCAAGGACGTCTCCAACGCCCGGCTCTCCGGCGGCCTCGCCGGGATCATCGGCGTCGGCGCCACCCTCGTCGCGGGCAGCGGCGCCTTCTACGTGGTCTCCCGCCGACGGCGTGCGAAGGACGACGCCGCCGCCGGCCACCGCACCGACGAGAACGTCTGA
- a CDS encoding SsgA family sporulation/cell division regulator — protein sequence MPPVIHDHARARLVTDARDLPVVPVELRFDSADDPATVHLAYPGGTEWAVDRELLERGLRYPVEQDGWRIWPCGRVQVVVERHDTAGVDVVQFDCAPLVRFLRRTHREVEAPAHA from the coding sequence ATGCCCCCCGTGATCCATGACCATGCCCGAGCCCGGCTCGTCACCGACGCCCGCGACCTGCCCGTCGTCCCCGTCGAGCTGCGGTTCGACAGCGCGGACGACCCGGCGACCGTGCACCTCGCCTACCCCGGCGGCACCGAGTGGGCCGTCGACCGGGAGCTCCTGGAACGAGGGCTGCGCTACCCCGTCGAGCAGGACGGCTGGCGGATATGGCCCTGCGGCCGGGTCCAGGTGGTCGTGGAGCGGCACGACACCGCCGGTGTCGACGTCGTCCAGTTCGACTGCGCCCCGCTGGTCCGCTTCCTGCGGCGTACGCACCGCGAGGTCGAGGCCCCGGCCCACGCCTGA